One genomic segment of Gammaproteobacteria bacterium includes these proteins:
- a CDS encoding FAD:protein FMN transferase has product MRAYSHLRFVIIGFGITLLSLLAACERVPEVYQQQVLALGTLVDISIYGIDDKKAHAAVDAITGQLEAIQHHWHAWQPSRLTEINAKLQAGEAVTLSPDESRIFQQAIDVSKRSDYLFDPAIGKMVTLWGFHSDERPITPPPSRTEIQVLLQQHPSMADLTLENNILRSRNPAVQIDFGGFAKGVAIDLAIAELKRLGIDNAIVNAGGDLRVIGHKGKQPWRIGIRHPRVSGVIASIETQGDESVYTSGDYERYFDYQGHRYHHIIDPRSGMPVQGVTSVTVIHTDAAIAEAADKALFIVGTNGFAKMASQLNISQAMLVDNEGTVYLTPAMEKRIHFEIEPKPKTIIVQP; this is encoded by the coding sequence ATGCGCGCTTATTCTCATCTTAGATTTGTAATCATCGGTTTTGGCATCACACTACTCAGCCTGCTAGCCGCCTGCGAACGCGTGCCCGAGGTTTATCAGCAACAAGTACTCGCACTAGGCACACTGGTCGACATCAGCATTTATGGCATTGATGACAAAAAAGCGCATGCCGCCGTCGACGCCATCACCGGACAACTGGAGGCCATCCAACACCACTGGCACGCCTGGCAACCGAGCCGCCTCACCGAAATCAACGCAAAACTCCAGGCTGGAGAAGCAGTAACACTGTCACCGGACGAGAGCAGGATTTTTCAACAGGCCATCGATGTCTCCAAACGCAGCGATTATTTATTTGATCCCGCCATTGGCAAAATGGTGACGCTGTGGGGCTTTCACAGTGACGAGCGCCCCATCACACCGCCGCCCTCCCGCACAGAGATTCAGGTGCTGTTACAGCAACACCCAAGCATGGCCGATCTGACGCTTGAAAATAATATTCTGCGCAGCCGTAATCCCGCCGTACAAATTGATTTCGGAGGTTTCGCCAAAGGCGTTGCCATTGACCTGGCCATCGCTGAGCTTAAACGTCTTGGCATCGACAATGCCATCGTCAATGCCGGTGGCGATCTGCGCGTGATTGGCCACAAGGGTAAACAGCCGTGGCGTATCGGCATCCGCCATCCGCGCGTCAGTGGCGTAATCGCCTCGATCGAAACTCAGGGCGATGAAAGCGTTTACACCTCCGGCGATTACGAGCGCTATTTCGACTATCAAGGACACCGTTATCACCACATCATCGACCCGCGCAGCGGCATGCCGGTACAGGGCGTGACATCAGTCACTGTGATTCACACCGATGCTGCGATCGCAGAGGCTGCCGATAAGGCACTCTTCATCGTCGGTACAAATGGTTTTGCCAAAATGGCTTCGCAATTAAACATCAGCCAAGCAATGTTGGTCGATAATGAAGGCACAGTGTATTTAACACCCGCCATGGAAAAACGCATCCACTTTGAGATTGAACCCAAACCCAAGACCATCATCGTGCAACCATGA
- the gshA gene encoding glutamate--cysteine ligase yields the protein MIIEDVPHLATSLSGPLLVLEAALLDRQPLIEAWLRQRWLETPAPFYTSVDLRNSGFKLAPVDTNLFPAGFNNLNSAFMPLCIQSAQTAIERVCPTARKLLLIPESHTRNPFYFESLATLQSILTSAGLEVRLGSLREDLTSPEEFSLASGRSLIIEQIQRDEDVLQVNGFIPCAILLNNDLSSGVPDILKGIAQTIIPPLELGWASRRKSDHFAHYQRVAQEFAEIINIDPWLINPLFRHCGKIDFMKREGEACLARNVGALLSAIQDKYDEYGLKEKPFVCVKADSGTYGMGIMMVQSQEEVLELNRKQRTKMAASKGGQSVTQVILQEGVYTFETFGPQQSVAEPVIYMIDRFVVGGFYRVHKERGPTENLNAPGMHFEPLAFSNPCNTPDQKQSPDAGPNRFYAYGVIARLALLAAAREIAAVSPAEASA from the coding sequence ATGATTATAGAAGACGTCCCCCATCTCGCCACCAGCTTGTCAGGCCCATTGCTCGTCCTGGAGGCAGCACTCCTCGATCGCCAACCCTTGATCGAGGCTTGGCTACGTCAACGATGGCTGGAAACCCCGGCCCCCTTTTATACTTCGGTGGATTTACGCAACTCTGGTTTTAAACTAGCCCCCGTAGATACCAATTTATTTCCGGCCGGTTTTAATAATCTTAATTCGGCATTTATGCCGCTCTGTATCCAGTCAGCCCAGACCGCGATCGAACGCGTCTGTCCGACTGCGCGCAAATTATTACTCATCCCGGAAAGCCACACCCGAAATCCGTTTTATTTTGAGAGCCTCGCCACACTACAAAGCATTTTGACCTCCGCCGGACTGGAAGTACGCCTTGGATCATTACGCGAGGATTTAACCAGCCCCGAGGAATTTAGTCTTGCCTCTGGGCGATCCCTTATCATTGAACAGATTCAGCGGGATGAAGACGTCTTGCAGGTCAATGGCTTCATCCCCTGTGCCATACTGCTTAACAACGATTTGTCGAGCGGTGTGCCCGACATTCTTAAAGGCATAGCCCAAACCATCATCCCACCCTTGGAGCTTGGCTGGGCCAGCCGCCGTAAATCCGATCACTTCGCCCATTATCAGCGCGTCGCCCAGGAGTTCGCCGAAATAATTAACATTGATCCGTGGCTGATCAATCCGCTATTTCGCCACTGCGGAAAAATAGATTTTATGAAGCGCGAAGGTGAAGCCTGCCTCGCGCGCAATGTCGGCGCTTTACTAAGCGCCATTCAAGATAAATACGACGAATATGGCCTCAAAGAAAAACCCTTTGTCTGTGTAAAGGCTGACTCCGGTACCTATGGCATGGGCATCATGATGGTGCAATCACAGGAAGAAGTATTGGAACTCAATCGTAAACAACGCACCAAAATGGCTGCCTCCAAGGGCGGTCAGTCCGTAACCCAGGTCATTTTGCAAGAAGGTGTTTATACGTTTGAAACTTTCGGCCCACAGCAGTCGGTCGCAGAACCTGTGATTTACATGATCGATCGCTTTGTGGTGGGCGGCTTTTACCGTGTCCACAAAGAACGCGGTCCCACCGAGAATCTCAATGCACCCGGCATGCATTTCGAGCCATTGGCATTTTCTAATCCCTGCAACACGCCGGATCAAAAGCAGTCTCCGGATGCTGGACCTAATCGCTTTTATGCCTATGGTGTCATCGCGCGACTTGCGCTGCTGGCTGCCGCCAGAGAAATCGCCGCCGTTTCACCGGCTGAGGCCAGCGCATGA
- the metF gene encoding methylenetetrahydrofolate reductase [NAD(P)H], producing MNSQKNPSRTYSFEFFPPKTAEGAEKLHAVVAELATLKPKYFSVTFGAGGSTQEGTYDTVRKIQASGHSAAPHLSCIGSTRDSIRKILNSYLDIGVTRIVALRGDMPSGTREAGEFRYANELVEFIRKETGNRFHIEVAAYPEFHPQAPSAQQDLLNFKRKVEAGANSAITQYFYNIDAYLRFVDDCAKLGVNIPIVPGIMPITNYTQLARFSEMCGAEIPRWIRKRMEGFGDDKASIVAFGEEVITNMCRKLLDNGAPGLHFYSMNQSSPSMAIWRNLGL from the coding sequence ATGAACTCACAAAAAAATCCTTCGCGCACGTATAGTTTCGAATTCTTTCCGCCCAAGACCGCCGAAGGCGCGGAAAAATTACACGCCGTAGTCGCTGAATTGGCGACACTGAAACCCAAATATTTTTCAGTTACCTTTGGTGCCGGTGGCAGCACGCAGGAAGGCACTTACGACACGGTGCGCAAAATTCAGGCCTCCGGCCACTCTGCTGCGCCGCATCTTTCCTGCATCGGCTCCACCCGCGACAGCATTCGCAAGATTCTGAACAGTTATCTCGACATCGGCGTTACGCGCATTGTTGCCCTGCGCGGTGACATGCCTTCCGGCACGCGTGAGGCTGGCGAATTTCGCTATGCGAACGAATTGGTAGAATTTATCCGCAAAGAAACCGGCAATCGCTTTCATATCGAAGTTGCCGCCTATCCTGAGTTTCATCCGCAGGCACCCTCTGCGCAGCAAGACCTGCTCAATTTCAAACGCAAGGTTGAGGCGGGCGCCAACAGTGCCATTACCCAATATTTTTACAACATCGACGCCTATCTTCGCTTCGTCGATGATTGCGCCAAACTTGGCGTCAACATCCCGATCGTGCCGGGCATCATGCCGATCACCAATTACACACAATTGGCACGCTTCTCCGAAATGTGCGGCGCGGAAATTCCGCGATGGATACGCAAACGCATGGAAGGCTTTGGCGATGACAAGGCAAGCATTGTCGCCTTTGGTGAAGAAGTGATCACCAATATGTGTCGCAAATTGTTAGACAATGGCGCGCCTGGCCTACACTTCTATTCCATGAATCAAAGCAGTCCCAGCATGGCGATTTGGCGCAATTTGGGCCTGTAA
- a CDS encoding 16S rRNA (uracil(1498)-N(3))-methyltransferase, giving the protein MRIPRIYTPQPLHAGDKITLDENAFSHAVRVLRLDAGDALTLFNGQGGEYTAVLIEANRKLAVAEVQSFSNREVESPLNISLGQCISRGEKMDYTIQKAVELGVTAITPLFSERCGVRLDTERMERKLEHWQSIVVGACEQSGRNRVPMVHPPQALTDWLATCPPGLRLVLSPTATATLHDLATPNAPLSLLLGPEGGLTNAEIDTAIKSGFSGIRLGPRVLRTETAAVATLSAIQTLWGDLGA; this is encoded by the coding sequence ATGCGCATCCCAAGAATTTACACTCCACAACCGTTGCACGCTGGCGACAAAATTACACTGGACGAGAACGCCTTTAGCCATGCGGTGCGTGTTTTACGCCTAGATGCTGGTGATGCATTAACGCTGTTTAATGGTCAGGGTGGCGAATATACTGCTGTACTCATTGAAGCAAATCGCAAACTGGCGGTCGCTGAAGTTCAAAGTTTTAGTAATCGCGAAGTCGAGTCACCACTGAACATTAGTTTAGGACAATGCATTTCACGTGGCGAAAAAATGGATTACACCATCCAAAAAGCTGTAGAGCTGGGTGTAACTGCTATCACACCCTTGTTCAGCGAACGTTGTGGTGTACGTCTTGACACTGAACGTATGGAACGCAAGCTCGAACATTGGCAGTCGATTGTGGTGGGTGCTTGTGAACAATCCGGCCGTAACCGCGTCCCCATGGTTCATCCACCACAAGCACTCACTGACTGGTTAGCCACATGCCCGCCAGGATTGCGCCTGGTACTTAGCCCTACGGCAACGGCAACACTACATGACTTGGCAACGCCCAATGCACCATTGTCACTGTTATTGGGCCCTGAAGGCGGCCTGACGAACGCTGAAATCGACACCGCTATCAAATCTGGCTTTAGTGGCATCCGTCTTGGGCCACGCGTTCTACGCACCGAAACCGCGGCCGTCGCCACGTTGAGCGCCATTCAAACTCTTTGGGGCGATTTAGGCGCCTGA
- a CDS encoding adenosylhomocysteinase yields MKAVAANFTDYKVADISLASWGRKEIAIAETEMPGLMALREEFGAKKPLKGARVTGSLHMTIQTAVLIETLVELGAEVRWASCNIYSTQDHAAAAIAAAGIPVYAWKGESLEDYWWCTEQVLTWPDGKGPNMILDDGGDATMLVHKGTEFEKAGKVPEAQPGANEEWKVFLNLCKKSLAAHPKKWTEIGKGVRGVTEETTTGVHRLYQMQERGELLWPAMNVNDSVTKSKFDNLYGCRESLIDGIKRATDVMIAGKICVVLGYGDVGKGCAQAFRGMGATVWVTEIDPICALQAAMEGYRVVTMDDVASQGHIFVTTTGNVNVITHDHMQAMKDEAIVCNIGHFDSEIDIASLEKYKWEEIKPQVDHVIFPDGKKIIVLAKGRLVNLGCATGHPSFVMSASFSNQTIAQMELFQHAAKYEKKVYVLPKILDEKVARAHLKKIGVNLTTLTKEQAEYISVPVEGPYKPNHYRY; encoded by the coding sequence ATGAAAGCTGTCGCTGCAAATTTTACTGATTACAAAGTTGCTGATATTAGTCTCGCGAGCTGGGGCCGTAAGGAAATCGCCATCGCCGAGACTGAAATGCCGGGCCTGATGGCCCTGCGTGAAGAATTCGGCGCCAAAAAACCGCTCAAGGGTGCCCGCGTCACGGGCAGCCTGCACATGACCATTCAGACCGCCGTGCTGATTGAAACGCTGGTCGAACTCGGTGCCGAAGTGCGTTGGGCCTCCTGCAACATCTACTCCACCCAGGATCACGCTGCTGCTGCGATCGCCGCCGCCGGGATTCCTGTGTATGCCTGGAAGGGCGAGTCGCTGGAAGACTACTGGTGGTGCACCGAGCAAGTCCTCACCTGGCCGGATGGCAAGGGTCCGAACATGATCCTCGACGACGGCGGTGATGCCACCATGCTGGTGCACAAGGGCACCGAATTCGAAAAAGCCGGTAAAGTTCCAGAAGCACAGCCCGGTGCCAACGAAGAGTGGAAAGTATTCCTCAACCTGTGCAAGAAGAGTCTGGCTGCCCATCCGAAAAAATGGACCGAGATCGGCAAGGGCGTGCGCGGCGTAACCGAAGAAACCACCACTGGCGTCCATCGCTTGTATCAGATGCAGGAACGCGGCGAACTGCTGTGGCCGGCAATGAACGTCAACGACTCAGTCACCAAGTCCAAGTTCGACAACCTCTACGGCTGCCGCGAATCTTTGATCGACGGCATCAAGCGCGCGACTGACGTGATGATCGCGGGCAAGATTTGCGTCGTACTCGGCTACGGCGACGTGGGCAAGGGGTGCGCGCAAGCGTTCCGTGGCATGGGCGCAACGGTGTGGGTCACCGAAATCGACCCGATCTGCGCCTTGCAGGCGGCGATGGAAGGTTATCGCGTTGTGACGATGGATGACGTTGCCTCGCAAGGCCATATCTTCGTCACTACGACCGGCAATGTGAATGTCATCACTCACGATCACATGCAGGCAATGAAAGATGAGGCGATCGTCTGCAACATCGGTCACTTCGATTCTGAGATCGATATCGCCTCGCTTGAGAAATACAAGTGGGAAGAGATCAAGCCACAAGTCGATCACGTCATCTTCCCCGATGGCAAGAAGATCATCGTACTGGCCAAGGGCCGCCTGGTAAATCTTGGTTGCGCCACGGGTCATCCGAGCTTCGTCATGTCAGCCTCGTTCTCGAACCAGACCATCGCCCAGATGGAACTGTTCCAGCACGCAGCGAAGTACGAAAAGAAGGTGTATGTACTGCCGAAGATTCTGGACGAAAAAGTCGCGCGCGCCCATCTGAAGAAGATCGGCGTCAACCTGACTACACTCACCAAAGAGCAGGCTGAGTACATCAGCGTGCCGGTAGAAGGTCCGTACAAACCGAATCATTACCGGTATTGA
- the gshB gene encoding glutathione synthase, protein MRIKLGVVMDPIDSINPKKDSTLAMLHAAQKRGWELRYLEQHDLFLRDGQAFGQTRNLTVHDDLKHWFTLGKTSTVPLHTLDVILMRKDPPLDMQYIHATYMLEIAEAAGVMVINKPQSLRDANEKLYTAWFSQCCPPTLVSRDMAHLREFLREQHDIIVKPLEGMGGMSIFRLQRHDPNISVVLETITGLGTRYVMAQRYIPEISAGDKRILLIDGEPVPYALARIPAPGETRGNLAAGGRGEGVALTERDRWICAQIGPALRNKGLLFVGIDVIGDYLTEINVTSPTCIRELDALYNLDIAGQLMDCIQTKLNSKQK, encoded by the coding sequence ATGCGGATTAAACTTGGCGTAGTGATGGACCCGATTGATTCGATCAATCCCAAAAAAGATTCCACGCTCGCCATGCTGCACGCCGCTCAAAAACGCGGATGGGAGCTACGTTATCTGGAACAGCACGATTTGTTTTTGCGCGACGGACAGGCCTTTGGTCAAACCCGAAACCTTACCGTACACGACGATCTCAAACACTGGTTTACACTGGGAAAGACATCCACTGTCCCATTGCACACCCTGGATGTGATTCTGATGCGCAAAGATCCACCACTGGACATGCAATATATACATGCCACCTACATGCTGGAAATTGCCGAAGCGGCGGGTGTAATGGTGATCAACAAACCGCAAAGCCTGCGCGATGCCAATGAGAAGCTCTATACCGCCTGGTTTTCACAATGCTGCCCGCCGACGTTGGTGAGCCGTGACATGGCGCACCTACGTGAATTTTTGCGCGAGCAACATGACATCATTGTCAAACCACTGGAAGGCATGGGTGGCATGTCCATATTTCGCTTGCAGCGACACGACCCGAACATCAGTGTGGTACTGGAAACGATAACCGGGCTGGGGACGCGTTATGTCATGGCGCAGCGTTATATCCCGGAAATCTCCGCTGGCGATAAACGCATCCTGTTGATTGATGGGGAGCCAGTTCCTTACGCCTTGGCGCGCATCCCAGCGCCGGGCGAGACGCGCGGCAATCTGGCCGCCGGTGGTCGCGGCGAAGGGGTTGCATTAACTGAGCGCGATCGGTGGATCTGCGCCCAGATCGGCCCCGCGCTGCGCAACAAGGGTTTGTTATTTGTTGGGATCGATGTCATTGGCGATTATCTCACCGAGATCAACGTCACCAGTCCCACCTGCATCCGCGAACTTGATGCCCTTTACAATTTGGATATCGCAGGCCAATTGATGGATTGCATTCAGACCAAATTGAATTCAAAGCAGAAGTAA
- a CDS encoding adenosylmethionine--8-amino-7-oxononanoate transaminase — protein sequence MTNQELIQRDLNVLWHPCTQMKDHEFLPLIPIKRGEGVWLEDFEGKRYLDAISSWWVNLFGHGHPHINAALKRQIDTLEHVILAGFSHEPVVKLSEKLVEITPPGLNRCFFSDNGSSAVEVALKMSFHYWRNRGVLGKTKFVSLSNSYHGETLGALAVGDVALYKETYAPLLMETIIAPSPDCFQRETGGSWEEHSRRMFESMERLLAERHEEVSAVIIEPLVQCAGSMRMYHPIYLNLLRQACDRYGVHLIADEIAVGFGRTGTMFACEQAAITPDFMCLSKGLTGGYLPLAVTLATNEIYQAFYDDYPTQKAFLHSHSYTGNPLGCAAALATLEIFEREPVLENNRRLAKAMLDATSHLHNHPHVAEVRQTGMVLAIEIVKDKRTKQAYPWQERRGLRAYQYALSQGALLRPLGNVIYFMPPYVISEEQIRWLAGIATHAIDIATRD from the coding sequence ATGACCAATCAAGAGCTGATCCAACGCGACCTGAACGTGTTGTGGCACCCCTGCACCCAGATGAAGGATCACGAATTCCTGCCGCTGATCCCCATCAAGCGCGGTGAGGGTGTGTGGCTGGAAGATTTCGAAGGCAAGCGCTATCTGGATGCCATCAGCTCATGGTGGGTCAACCTCTTTGGCCACGGTCATCCCCATATCAATGCCGCACTGAAACGGCAGATTGATACACTGGAACATGTGATTCTGGCCGGATTCAGTCATGAACCGGTCGTTAAACTTTCCGAAAAGCTGGTTGAAATAACACCTCCAGGCTTGAACCGCTGTTTTTTTAGTGACAATGGTTCCTCCGCCGTCGAAGTTGCGCTCAAAATGAGTTTTCACTATTGGCGCAATCGCGGCGTCCTTGGTAAAACCAAATTCGTCAGCCTGAGCAATAGTTATCATGGTGAAACACTGGGCGCACTGGCGGTGGGCGATGTTGCACTTTACAAAGAAACCTACGCACCGCTGCTGATGGAAACGATCATCGCACCCTCTCCCGATTGCTTTCAGCGCGAGACAGGCGGCTCCTGGGAAGAACATAGCCGCCGCATGTTTGAATCTATGGAACGCTTGTTGGCCGAACGCCACGAGGAGGTTAGCGCCGTCATTATCGAACCGCTGGTGCAATGCGCCGGTTCGATGCGCATGTATCACCCGATTTATCTCAACTTATTACGCCAGGCCTGTGATCGTTACGGCGTGCATTTAATCGCCGATGAAATCGCGGTCGGCTTCGGCCGCACCGGAACCATGTTTGCCTGCGAACAGGCCGCCATTACGCCGGACTTCATGTGTTTATCAAAGGGACTCACGGGTGGTTATCTGCCACTGGCAGTCACCTTGGCCACCAATGAAATATATCAGGCCTTTTACGATGATTACCCAACGCAAAAGGCGTTCCTGCATTCTCACAGCTACACCGGTAATCCACTCGGTTGCGCAGCGGCACTGGCAACGCTGGAGATTTTCGAACGCGAGCCGGTATTGGAGAATAATCGCCGACTGGCAAAAGCAATGTTGGATGCGACATCACATCTTCACAATCATCCACACGTTGCCGAAGTCAGACAAACCGGCATGGTCCTGGCGATTGAGATCGTCAAAGACAAACGCACGAAACAAGCTTATCCTTGGCAGGAACGACGTGGATTACGCGCCTATCAATACGCGCTCAGCCAAGGTGCGCTGTTACGCCCTCTCGGCAATGTGATCTATTTCATGCCACCGTATGTGATCTCCGAAGAACAGATCCGTTGGTTGGCAGGAATCGCCACCCATGCCATCGATATCGCTACCCGAGATTGA
- a CDS encoding NusG domain II-containing protein translates to MKRGDYVILFLALALLPVLYFHFWNLGGHGDRVVIRSLNNKPQSYPLQQNRRIEIQGAKGPSIIEIHDGQVRFIESPCLNKQCIHSGWLRRSGEIAACLPNGVSVQVTGQNKPYDAINF, encoded by the coding sequence ATGAAACGCGGTGATTATGTGATTCTGTTTCTGGCACTGGCGCTGCTGCCTGTGCTCTATTTTCACTTCTGGAATCTTGGCGGCCATGGCGATCGGGTCGTTATCCGCAGCCTTAACAATAAACCTCAAAGCTATCCGCTGCAACAAAACCGCCGCATCGAGATTCAAGGGGCCAAAGGGCCTAGCATTATCGAGATTCATGATGGTCAGGTGCGGTTTATTGAATCGCCCTGCCTTAACAAACAATGTATTCATAGCGGCTGGCTACGACGAAGCGGTGAAATAGCCGCCTGCCTGCCCAATGGCGTTAGCGTGCAAGTAACCGGTCAAAACAAACCTTATGACGCCATAAATTTTTAG